In one Silene latifolia isolate original U9 population chromosome 10, ASM4854445v1, whole genome shotgun sequence genomic region, the following are encoded:
- the LOC141609442 gene encoding putative F-box/LRR-repeat protein At3g18150, protein MKPGCEETVSGQFNTVDRFSDLPDFIVHHIISFLDTREAYRTCILSKRWAHISATNPIIEFNYYCKAEYSPARHCPSQEDSGRLLRYIDTRMQRYATDNLRVRTLRLIFPDSNEVFSCDVDQIELSSKLEEFSCKVDEWIRIAVRNQVARLDLHGPLKYQLPDILLSAKSLTQLNCFKVKIPYYNGAINLASLQTLELLRVDVEEHMLNHIISACLLLKCLSVKFCFGFKTIVIPCCSQLKELTLSYSLPENGTIFLESSYLTCFQFSDISFYSDRWPVMSKPGLLRNLRTLDLFSSGITDGDLGKLLPELASIETLHLFNCHRLTMIRISSVQLKEIYLDECDGLLYVTIDAPSLTKFKYKGDFDPRCTITISSQATCVLSVHIKPCCLHTRGFFKLKQLMTGLRSCNALEISLSNNYDEFERDDIKFDEEELGDVNLGPPRDITELKLSLHDQNLSRSSMSAFLNGLFWTCRPDIISFRFYLEYPGLMMQFFMSELEDMVNCWKHPLKRIEFPDANCSNIHESGKVEVQWRLHW, encoded by the exons ATGAAACCCGGTTGCGAGGAAACGGTATCTGGGCAGTTTAATACTGTGGACAGGTTCTCAGATTTACCAGATTTTATCGTACATCATATTATTTCTTTTCTGGATACGAGGGAGGCGTATAGGACTTGTATCTTGTCGAAAAGATGGGCTCATATTTCGGCTACAAACCCAATTATTGAGTTTAATTATTATTGTAAGGCGGAGTATTCACCCGCAAGGCATTGTCCCTCTCAGGAAGACTCTGGAAGATTACTACGATATATAGATACAAGAATGCAAAGATACGCTACAGATAACCTCCGTGTAAGGACGCTCAGACTTATATTTCCCGATTCTAATGAAGTGTTTAGCTGCGATGTTGACCAAATAGAGTTATCTAGCAAATTAGAAGAGTTTTCTTGCAAAGTTGATGAGTGGATTCGGATAGCTGTGCGCAATCAGGTTGCAAGACTTGATCTTCATGGTCCTCTTAAGTACCAATTGCCTGACATTTTGCTCTCCGCAAAATCTCTAACGCAACTTAATTGTTTTAAAGTCAAAATACCATACTACAACGGAGCCATAAATCTTGCATCTCTTCAGACTTTGGAATTATTACGTGTTGATGTGGAGGAACATATGCTAAATCATATAATTAGTGCGTGCCTGTTGTTGAAGTGTTTGTCGGTTAAGTTTTGCTTCGGCTTCAAAACTATTGTCATTCCTTGTTGTAGTCAACTGAAGGAGCTTACTTTAAGTTATTCTTTACCCGAAAATGGGACAATTTTTCTTGAGAGCTCGTATCTTACATGTTTTCAGTTCTCGGACATTTCCTTTTATAGTGATCGTTGGCCGGTTATGTCAAAACCTGgtttgttgagaaatttaaggacaTTAGATCTCTTTTCTTCTGGTATTACAGACGGGGATCTTGGCAAACTACTACCTGAATTAGCCTCAATAGAGACTTTGCATTTGTTCAACTGTCATAGGCTCACAATGATCAGGATTTCAAGTGTTCAACTAAAGGAAATTTACTTGGATGAATGCGATGGTTTGTTATATGTCACGATTGATGCTCCAAGTTTGACGAAGTTCAAATATAAAGGGGACTTTGACCCTCGTTGTACTATCACCATTAGTAGTCAAGCCACTTGTGTTCTCTCTGTTCACATTAAACCGTGTTGCCTACATACTCGAGGATTTTTCAAATTGAAACAGCTAATGACAGGACTAAGAAGCTGCAATGCTCTGGAAATTTCGCTATCCAACAATTATGATGAG TTTGAACGTGACGATATCAAATTTGATGAAGAAGAACTCGGAGATGTTAATCTTGGACCTCCACGCGATATCACAGAGCTGAAGCTAAGCCTCCATGATCAGAACCTCTCAAGATCATCTATGTCAGCTTTTTTGAATGGTTTATTCTGGACGTGCCGCCCTGATATTATTTCTTTTCGATTCTATTTAGAATATCCTGGTTTGATGATGCAG TTTTTTATGAGTGAACTAGAAGATATGGTAAATTGTTGGAAGCACCCTTTAAAACGGATTGAATTTCCAGATGCTAATTGCTCGAATATACACGAGTCAGGGAAGGTTGAGGTACAGTGGAGATTGCATTGGTGA
- the LOC141606628 gene encoding uncharacterized protein LOC141606628: MQSPPTREVTQLCFNGCYPTQPEKPATVSKTPVNSRVEARRNFADTTSTSLFPNIDFNNPDSLPCLQEAFAQFIIAYPQYTETYQIDEIRFREYYNLSLSNQVCLDYIGIGLYSFSQLHNQLSQTYPFASTSTSPPQIPPHSSDFPVFHLSYKSVNLTRQLTEGGNESNLEMAIKNRIRDFLNISEDDYSLILTANRTSAFKLLAESYPFGSCKKLITVYDHDTEAIDTMISTSEKRGANSMTAEFTWPKLKIHASKLRSMITSKKIGSCKKGKGLFVFQLQSRVSGTRYSYQWMKVAQEHGWHVLLDACAVGPKDMDSLGLSIFQPDFLICSFYKVFGENPSGFGCLFVKKSVVSILEDCTAGIVSIVSAKKLFYMTDESSDVENELGSSSSSFTSRWEHGETSTSGIIKGTSAQKSEDSPYEIKQLQNVFEKQNVEKRIEIEELENVFEKLPMRGIKGMSVREKGNKPSEIEELEIISEKKPARNTRKRNSEVECRCLDQIDSVGLSLVNSRSRYLVNWLIQALSKLQHPNVDTRAPLVKIYGPKIKFDRGPALAFNVFDWKGEKVEPILIQKLADRKGISLSYGFLHHIWFPDKYANEKSVVLEKRRFEAKESSGNRKKEKGDLGIRVVTAAFGFIANFADAYRLWVFIAQFLDADFVEKERWRYTALNQNTVEF; encoded by the coding sequence ATGCAATCACCTCCTACAAGAGAAGTCACCCAATTATGCTTCAATGGTTGCTACCCTACTCAACCCGAAAAACCCGCCACCGTGTCAAAAACACCCGTAAACTCACGGGTCGAAGCACGAAGGAATTTCGCCGATACCACCTCTACCTCTCTATTCCCAAATATCGACTTTAACAACCCGGATTCTTTACCTTGTTTACAAGAAGCATTTGCTCAGTTTATTATAGCATATCCACAATACACAGAAACATACCAAATCGACGAAATTAGATTTCGCGAGTATTACAATCTTTCCCTCTCGAATCAAGTATGTCTTGATTATATAGGCATTGGGTTGTACTCATTTTCACAGCTACATAACCAATTGTCTCAAACATACCCATTTGCTTCAACTTCAACTTCTCCGCCTCAAATACCGCCTCATAGTTCAGATTTCCCGGTTTTCCACCTGTCTTACAAGAGCGTGAACCTCACGCGCCAACTTACAGAAGGTGGGAACGAGTCGAATTTAGAAATGGCGATCAAAAACAGGATTCGGGATTTCCTGAACATTTCTGAAGATGATTATTCTCTGATTTTGACAGCGAATCGAACATCAGCATTTAAATTACTAGCTGAATCATACCCATTTGGGTCTTGTAAGAAATTGATAACGGTTTACGATCATGACACTGAAGCAATCGACACAATGATCAGTACCTCGGAAAAAAGAGGTGCAAATTCGATGACAGCAGAATTTACTTGGCCTAAACTGAAAATTCACGCCTCGAAATTAAGAAGTATGATTACTAGTAAGAAAATAGGAAGTTGTAAGAAAGGAAAAGGGTTATTTGTGTTTCAACTTCAGTCAAGAGTGAGCGGAACGAGGTACTCGTATCAATGGATGAAGGTAGCTCAGGAACACGGATGGCACGTGTTACTGGACGCGTGTGCAGTGGGTCCGAAAGACATGGATAGCCTCGGCCTATCGATTTTTCAGCCTGATTTTCTGATTTGTTCATTTTACAAGGTTTTTGGGGAAAACCCATCAGGGTTTGGGTGTTTATTTGTTAAGAAATCGGTTGTTTCGATACTGGAAGACTGTACTGCAGGAATCGTTAGCATTGTTTCAGCAAAAAAGCTGTTTTACATGACTGATGAATCTTCTGATGTTGAAAATGAACTCGGTTCTTCGTCTAGTTCCTTCACATCAAGGTGGGAACATGGGGAGACTTCCACTTCCGGAATAATTAAGGGTACGAGCGCACAGAAAAGCGAGGATAGCCCTTACGAGATAAAACAGTTACAGAATGTTTTCGAGAAACAGAATGTAGAGAAACGGATTGAAATTGAAGAATTGGAGAATGTTTTCGAGAAACTACCTATGAGAGGAATAAAGGGTATGAGCGtacgagaaaaaggaaataaaccCTCTGAAATCGAAGAACTGGAGATAATTTCCGAGAAAAAACCTGCAAGAAATACTCGAAAGAGGAATTCTGAAGTAGAATGTAGGTGTTTGGATCAGATTGATTCTGTAGGTTTGTCACTGGTGAATAGCAGAAGCCGGTATCTCGTCAACTGGCTAATACAAGCATTGTCGAAGCTCCAACATCCGAATGTAGATACCAGAGCTCCCTTAGTGAAAATTTACGGGCCTAAGATTAAGTTCGACAGAGGACCAGCCTTAGCATTCAATGTTTTTGATTGGAAAGGCGAAAAAGTAGAACCGATTCTAATACAGAAACTTGCTGACAGAAAGGGAATATCTCTGAGTTACGGTTTTTTACACCATATTTGGTTTCCTGATAAGTACGCGAATGAGAAGAGTGTAGTACTCGAGAAGCGAAGATTTGAAGCAAAGGAAAGTTCAGGGAACAGAAAGAAAGAAAAGGGTGATCTTGGTATAAGAGTAGTGACTGCTGCATTCGGGTTTATAGCGAATTTTGCAGATGCTTATAGGTTATGGGTGTTCATTGCTCAGTTTTTGGATGCAGATTTTGTTGAGAAAGAAAGATGGAGATATACTGCATTGAATCAGAATACTGTTGAGTTCTAA
- the LOC141608745 gene encoding putative F-box protein At1g58310, with protein MNPDCEETVSGQLNTVDRFSDLPDFLVHHIISFLDMREAYRTCILSKRWAHISATNPIIEFHFYYEPEFLLRCWPSEEVSARLLGYIDSRMQRYAKDNLRVRTLRLIFPNSNEVFSCDVDQIELSSKLEEFSCKVDEWIQIAVHNQVARLDLDGPLNYQLPDILLSATSLRQLNCIKVKIPYYNGAINLASLQTLELLGVDVEECMLNHIISACLLFKCLSVKFCFGFKTIVIPCCSQLKELTLSNTLPKDGTIVLETSSLACFKFSDSTSDR; from the coding sequence ATGAACCCCGATTGCGAGGAAACGGTATCTGGGCAGCTGAATACTGTTGACAGGTTCTCAGATTTACCAGATTTTCTCGTACATCATATTATTTCTTTTCTGGATATGAGAGAGGCGTATAGGACTTGTATCTTGTCGAAAAGATGGGCTCATATTTCGGCTACAAACCCAATTATTGAATTTCATTTTTATTATGAGCCGGAATTCCTTCTCAGGTGTTGGCCCTCTGAGGAAGTTTCTGCTAGATTATTAGGATATATAGATAGTAGAATGCAAAGATACGCTAAAGATAACCTGCGTGTAAGGACGCTCAGACTTATATTTCCAAATTCTAATGAAGTGTTTAGCTGCGATGTTGACCAAATAGAGTTATCTAGCAAATTAGAAGAGTTTTCTTGCAAAGTTGATGAGTGGATTCAGATAGCTGTGCACAATCAGGTTGCAAGACTTGATCTTGATGGTCCTCTTAACTACCAGTTGCCTGACATTTTGCTCTCCGCAACATCTCTAAGACAACTTAATTGTATTAAAGTCAAAATACCATACTACAACGGAGCCATAAATCTTGCATCTCTTCAGACTTTGGAATTATTAGGTGTTGATGTGGAGGAATGTATGCTAAATCATATCATTAGTGCGTGCCTGTTGTTTAAGTGTTTGTCGGTTAAGTTTTGCTTCGGCTTCAAAACTATTGTCATTCCTTGTTGTAGTCAACTGAAGGAGCTTACTTTAAGTAACACTTTACCTAAAGATGGGACAATCGTTCTTGAGACCTCAAGTCTTGCGTGTTTTAAGTTCTCAGACTCGACTTCTGATCGTTGA